The DNA window ACCTTTCCGATGTCGAGGTGATCTCTTTCCACCCCTGGTTCACATCGATGCTCCGGATCGACAAGGTCGACCCGGCGACGCGAATCGTGAGCTTCACCGGCCATACTCGAACCGACGCCGCATTCGGACTGCTGTCGGCCGGGATGCGCTACCTGGTCGATAACGTCGCCGAGGCGTTGGACGAGCCCGGCGAGTGGTATCTCGACCGGCCGACCGGCGTGCTGACATACATCCCGATGCCCGGCGAAACGCCCGCGACCGCGACCGTAATCGCACCATGGCTGGAGAAACTGATCACGCTGGAGGTTCCAGCCGGTCGGACGCCCATCGAGAGCCTGATGTTCAAAGGGCTCTCATTCGCTCACACCAATTGGGTGACGCCCGCCGACGGCTCGAGCATTTCGCAGGCGGCGGTTTCCGTGAACGCGGCGGTGTCCATCGCAGGCGCTCGACAGCTCGAGATTCGCGACTGCACTTTCACTCAGCTAGGGACTTACGGGCTGGAGATCGGCCGCGATGCTTCCGACATCACGGTCGCTGACTGCCGCTTCGTTGACCTGGGAACGGGCGGTATCAAGGTCGGTACCACGGGTATCCCGGCGAAGGGTTCCAACATCACCCATCGCGTTATCGTCAGGAATAATCTGATCGCCCACCTCGGCCGCATTCACCCGGCGGCGGTCGGTGTCTGGATCGGCCATGCCGCCGACGTGTCGGTCGAGCACAATGACATCTACGACCTCTACTACACCGGAATCAGCTCCGGCTGGACCTGGGGTTTTCGCCCGACGAAGAACAGCGGGATCCAAATCCGTAACAACCACATCCACCACCTCGGCCAGAGCGTGTTGAGTGATATGGCGGGCATTTACACGCTCGGAGCGTCGCCATACTCGGTGCTTGAGTTCAACCGCATCCACGACGTCACCCGCGACAAGTACGGCGGCTGGGGCATCTACTACGACGAGGGATCCGCCGGCTACGCTTCCAGCAACAACCTCCTCTATCGCACCCAGGACGGCGGGTTTCATCAGCATTACGGGGAAGACAACCGGTTTGAAAACAACGTGATCCTCGACTCGACCGAAGTCGCGTGGGGCCCGACGCGGCTGGATTCATCGCAGACACCGGGGCAAGTCCGTGAGAAGCCGGCGTTCTACTTCGAGCGGAACATTGTCAGCGGATGGGGATCAGCGTCGGTCGTCCGCCCGGAGGCCGCCGGCAAGCTGTTCATGGATCATCCGGAGCTGTTGAAGGTCGACCGCAACCTTTACTGGAACGGCGGGGCGGAGCCGCAGTTCAAGCACCTGTCGCTCGCCGACTGGCGGAAGCTGGGGCACGACAAGGCGTCGGTCGTAGCCGACCCGAAACTGGGCAATCCGGACGATGCCAATTTCCGTGTTCCTGACGACTCTCCGGCGGTCGGGCTGGGCTTTAAGCCGTTCGACATCAGCAAAGCCGGGCGGCAGAACGGCGGGCCGGCCGATCTCGATCCGAAGCGCTGGCCGCGATGGTTTCCGCCATCGACCGGCGGTCCGAAGCGGATCGCCGACGACTTCGAATCGACGCCGGTGGGATCGGTCGCGGAGTTTGCGCAAACCAGCGAAGAGCCGCCCGCCGCCACACTGCGGGTGACCGACGCCGTCGCGTTCGAGGGTAAACGGTCGCTGAAGTTTGCCGACGCGCCCAAGCTCAAGGCGGCGTTCAACCCGCACCTGTACTGGTCCCCGCACTACCGCAAGGGTGTTGTGACGGCGAAGTTTGCCCTTCGCAGCGACGGAGCAGCGATCGCCCACGAGTGGCGCGGGCCCGGCTACCCGTACGCCACCGGCCCGGCACTCTTTCTCAGTGGCAGCGGCAAACTGAAGGTCGGCTCGACCGAATTGCTGACTGTTCCCAAGGGCACCTGGATGACGGTCGAGATTCAGTGCCCCGTCGGTACTGCCGCCGCAAAGTATGACGTGCGAATCACGCTCGCCGACGGCACAATGAAGGAAGTCAAAGGGTTGGCCTGCTCGCCGGACTTCAAGGAACTCGACTGGTTCGGGTTCTCGGCGGCGGGTGATCGCGGCGAGGCTTATCTGGATGCGCTGGAGTTGCAGGTGAAGTGAATGTTGCCGTTCCGCGCCACGAAAGGAAACGAACATGAATACGAATGACGCTTCGTCGATCTCTCGCAGGACTGCGCTCACCATGGCTGCCGGAGGAACGCTGGCGGCGATGGCGGGGCGTGTCGTCGCCGATCCCGTGGCACCTGCCGCCGCGCCTGCCGCGGCCGCTGCGCTCAAAGGCAACATCAACCACTCCCTCGTGAGCTGGTGTTACTTCAAGCACTTCGACAATGACATCGACAAGTTCTGTGTCGCCGCCAAGTCGATCGGCTGCAAGAGCATCGAGCTGATCGACCCCAAGCACTG is part of the Humisphaera borealis genome and encodes:
- a CDS encoding right-handed parallel beta-helix repeat-containing protein — protein: MPYRPQLIAIVVLLASSLRAAEPTADVFVAPNGNDAWSGRLAAANADRTDGPLVSLDAARFKVRDIRLQSPDRKSPVTVMFRGGMYRLAMPVAFAAVDSGSGAASPTQYVAYPDETPVLSGGEIIVGWKVQPDGRWSVKLDDVKSGRWNFSQLFVNGQRRMRPRAPKDGYFHIASRVESPNAKPGRGDDRFRFTAGDIRPDWKNLSDVEVISFHPWFTSMLRIDKVDPATRIVSFTGHTRTDAAFGLLSAGMRYLVDNVAEALDEPGEWYLDRPTGVLTYIPMPGETPATATVIAPWLEKLITLEVPAGRTPIESLMFKGLSFAHTNWVTPADGSSISQAAVSVNAAVSIAGARQLEIRDCTFTQLGTYGLEIGRDASDITVADCRFVDLGTGGIKVGTTGIPAKGSNITHRVIVRNNLIAHLGRIHPAAVGVWIGHAADVSVEHNDIYDLYYTGISSGWTWGFRPTKNSGIQIRNNHIHHLGQSVLSDMAGIYTLGASPYSVLEFNRIHDVTRDKYGGWGIYYDEGSAGYASSNNLLYRTQDGGFHQHYGEDNRFENNVILDSTEVAWGPTRLDSSQTPGQVREKPAFYFERNIVSGWGSASVVRPEAAGKLFMDHPELLKVDRNLYWNGGAEPQFKHLSLADWRKLGHDKASVVADPKLGNPDDANFRVPDDSPAVGLGFKPFDISKAGRQNGGPADLDPKRWPRWFPPSTGGPKRIADDFESTPVGSVAEFAQTSEEPPAATLRVTDAVAFEGKRSLKFADAPKLKAAFNPHLYWSPHYRKGVVTAKFALRSDGAAIAHEWRGPGYPYATGPALFLSGSGKLKVGSTELLTVPKGTWMTVEIQCPVGTAAAKYDVRITLADGTMKEVKGLACSPDFKELDWFGFSAAGDRGEAYLDALELQVK